The genomic DNA TACCATGCCATATCGCCTTCATCGGGCTCAATAAAGTTCCATGTTGCACTTACATACGGATCAATCTCCTGATAACTAGCTTGCAACATTTCCGGCGCTGCAGCACAGCTTGCCCGCCACATTCCTGGAGCTGCGTTTACACTGGCTTGCATGTTTTTCATAAAATCCTTTATAAATGCTTCTCCGCTGGGATCGATTCTGTTAACCGGATCGTTCTCGCAATACCCATACGCGTCCAGCGATTGCGGATTAACGATGCTGCCCACGACCGGGTCCTTGCTGAGGAACCGCCTTAGTTCCGGGTTGTAGTACCTGGCACGCATGTAGATGAGGCCGTTGGCGTCGGTCATTACACCGTCGTGGCCGTTGAACATAAACGGCGTCGAGGTTGACCCGGTGCGGTGAACCAGATCGCCGTAAGCGCTGTATTGGAAGGTGTCGGTAACGTTACCGTTTTGGTCGGTGAGTGCCACGGTGCTGCCGCGGAGGTCGTAATGGTAGGTTTTATAGGCGCCGTTTTCTTCCTGACCGATCAGGCCCAAACCGTATACGTAATAGGTCTGGTTGCCCGAGGCGTCCGTCTTTATCAATACTCGGCTCAAGGCCGCGTTGGGGTCGATCACGAAACTGGTCTGGGAGCCGCCTTCGGTGACGGCTATCCGGTTGCCTTCGGCGTCGTAGGTGTAGCTTGTGCCGCCGGCGATGGTTAGTCTGCCGCGGGCGTCGAAGGTGAAATCGGCCATCGTTCCGTTCAAAGGACCGTGTTCCATGTTTCCGTCTTCATCGTACCGAATCTCCTGGCCGTTGTACGTCGCGGTCCTGTTGTCGGGGCCGGTGGTTACGACCGGTTCGGACAACGAGAAGGTTTGCTGGGGAATATCCGGTATTTCCTTGTAAACCTCGCGGTTTACGGTGTAGGTGTAGTCGTACTTGCAGATGACGTTGCCGTTTCTGTCCTTGTCT from Bacillota bacterium includes the following:
- a CDS encoding RHS repeat-associated core domain-containing protein, whose protein sequence is TYPDNKQVTYQYYKDNRLKTVTDWNNRVTAYEYYPNGLLYKTTRPDGSVQTVYYDDAYQLLKLEDKDRNGNVICKYDYTYTVNREVYKEIPDIPQQTFSLSEPVVTTGPDNRTATYNGQEIRYDEDGNMEHGPLNGTMADFTFDARGRLTIAGGTSYTYDAEGNRIAVTEGGSQTSFVIDPNAALSRVLIKTDASGNQTYYVYGLGLIGQEENGAYKTYHYDLRGSTVALTDQNGNVTDTFQYSAYGDLVHRTGSTSTPFMFNGHDGVMTDANGLIYMRARYYNPELRRFLSKDPVVGSIVNPQSLDAYGYCENDPVNRIDPSGEAFIKDFMKNMQASVNAAPGMWRASCAAAPEMLQASYQEIDPYVSATWNFIEPDEGDMAW